A genomic region of Ignavibacteria bacterium contains the following coding sequences:
- the cdaA gene encoding diadenylate cyclase CdaA → MELFKIGFLEVKIIDIIDILIVAYVFYKLYTVMRGTIASQIFFALILIIGLSFIAQLLNMQALGWLLGRLTEIWVIAFIILFQPELRRLLSLIGKRGSTSLFGKINIKENIKEITGACVELQNRGWGGLIVIARTTGLQNIIETGEIIQAKINQGLLLSIFNPRSPLHDGAVVIQNDKIEAARCLLPLSEIHIIRNRSLGTRHRAALGISETSDALAIVVSEETQQISLAENGKLSKCESAKQLEEKLIEALSTQTIAKSMKSIFEHPNTENAEKNE, encoded by the coding sequence ATGGAATTGTTCAAGATAGGATTTTTAGAAGTAAAAATAATTGATATAATTGATATTCTGATTGTGGCTTATGTCTTTTATAAGCTGTATACAGTAATGCGCGGAACAATTGCATCGCAAATTTTCTTTGCGCTGATTTTAATTATCGGTCTTTCATTTATTGCACAGCTGCTGAATATGCAAGCTCTTGGATGGCTGTTAGGGCGGCTAACGGAAATCTGGGTAATTGCATTTATAATTTTATTTCAGCCGGAGTTAAGAAGATTGCTGTCATTAATAGGTAAGCGCGGCTCGACATCATTGTTTGGGAAAATTAATATCAAGGAAAATATAAAAGAAATTACGGGAGCATGTGTTGAATTACAGAACCGCGGATGGGGCGGTCTTATTGTAATTGCACGCACAACAGGTTTGCAAAATATTATCGAGACCGGAGAAATTATTCAGGCAAAAATAAATCAGGGACTTCTTCTTTCGATATTTAATCCGCGTTCACCGCTTCATGACGGAGCAGTTGTAATTCAGAACGATAAAATCGAAGCCGCAAGATGTTTGCTGCCTTTATCTGAAATTCATATAATAAGGAACCGTAGTCTCGGCACACGCCACCGCGCGGCGCTTGGAATTTCCGAAACATCCGATGCTCTTGCCATAGTTGTTTCGGAAGAAACACAGCAAATATCTCTTGCAGAGAACGGTAAGCTTTCGAAATGCGAATCTGCCAAGCAACTCGAAGAAAAATTAATCGAGGCACTTTCAACGCAAACAATTGCGAAGTCAATG